From Candidatus Poribacteria bacterium, a single genomic window includes:
- a CDS encoding cysteine desulfurase yields MHTSEFRPFDIEAIRKDFPIFATTPPLAFLDNAASTQTPRPVVEAMDAYYDTYRSNIHRGIYRISEEATEQYERAREKVAQLINAPRSRQVIFTRNTTESINLVAYSWGSTNIREGDEIVLSIMEHHSNLVPWQLLAQRTGATLRFLEITDEGLLDFTQLRDLLTEKTKLVAIGHVSNVLGTINPIQSIIETAHAVGAKVIVDAAQSVPHFQVDVQQLDCDFLAFSGHKMCGPTGIGVLYGKSELLEEMPPFLGGGSMIRSVERDVSSYAELPAKFEAGTPSIAEAIGLGHAVEYITQANLAAIHVHEQELLKYAHQRLEQIEGITLYGPAPHQKMGVISFSMDGIHPHDVAGILDTHGVAVRAGHHCAQPLMKRLDVIATIRASFYLYNTIEDVDRLYEGLCRAQKLMTRRKV; encoded by the coding sequence ATGCACACCTCAGAATTCCGTCCCTTTGATATCGAAGCCATCCGCAAAGATTTTCCGATCTTCGCGACGACACCGCCGCTCGCTTTTTTGGATAACGCCGCCTCAACCCAGACCCCACGTCCTGTTGTTGAAGCAATGGATGCCTATTACGATACCTATCGTTCAAATATCCATCGCGGCATCTATCGGATCTCAGAGGAGGCGACGGAACAGTATGAGCGCGCAAGAGAGAAGGTCGCCCAGCTGATTAACGCACCTCGGTCGCGGCAGGTCATTTTCACGCGGAACACAACGGAATCTATCAACCTTGTCGCTTACAGCTGGGGAAGCACAAATATCCGTGAAGGCGATGAAATTGTTCTCTCCATCATGGAGCACCACAGCAATCTCGTGCCTTGGCAGTTGCTGGCACAGCGCACGGGGGCGACGCTCCGGTTCCTTGAAATAACAGATGAGGGATTACTCGACTTCACACAACTCCGTGACCTACTGACCGAAAAAACGAAACTTGTCGCTATAGGACACGTTTCTAATGTACTCGGCACCATCAATCCGATCCAGTCTATCATTGAGACAGCGCATGCTGTCGGCGCGAAAGTGATTGTTGACGCAGCGCAATCCGTGCCACACTTTCAGGTCGATGTTCAGCAACTGGATTGTGATTTTCTGGCGTTCTCAGGACATAAAATGTGTGGTCCGACCGGTATCGGTGTCCTATACGGTAAATCGGAACTGCTTGAGGAAATGCCCCCTTTTCTCGGCGGTGGTTCAATGATTCGGAGTGTTGAACGGGATGTGTCCAGTTACGCAGAACTGCCCGCCAAATTCGAGGCAGGAACGCCAAGCATTGCCGAAGCCATTGGGCTCGGACATGCCGTTGAGTATATCACACAAGCGAATTTAGCAGCAATCCATGTTCACGAACAAGAACTGTTAAAATACGCACATCAACGTTTAGAACAAATCGAAGGTATTACCCTGTACGGACCGGCACCGCATCAGAAAATGGGGGTCATCTCTTTTAGTATGGACGGCATCCACCCACACGATGTCGCTGGCATCTTGGACACACACGGCGTTGCTGTCCGTGCCGGACATCACTGTGCACAACCGCTCATGAAAAGATTAGATGTCATCGCGACCATCCGTGCCAGTTTTTACCTTTACAACACGATTGAAGACGTGGATCGCTTATATGAAGGGCTTTGCAGAGCACAGAAACTTATGACCCGGAGAAAAGTATGA
- a CDS encoding SUF system NifU family Fe-S cluster assembly protein encodes MNIYQEELLDHYENPSNYGTLPNPDISHEEDNPLCGDRIRIDLIIEDDTVKEVRFSGHGCTISLAAASMLTEEIEGKTLDEVKQLSKDDILDMIGIPLGPVRLKCALLALKVLKAGAYGITAWPGEEDE; translated from the coding sequence ATGAACATATATCAGGAAGAACTGCTTGACCACTACGAAAATCCGAGCAACTACGGAACGTTGCCGAATCCTGATATTTCGCACGAAGAAGACAATCCACTTTGTGGAGACAGGATCCGCATTGACCTGATCATTGAAGACGATACGGTTAAAGAGGTTCGCTTTAGTGGTCATGGCTGCACCATCAGTTTAGCCGCTGCGTCTATGCTGACGGAGGAAATTGAGGGGAAAACCCTTGATGAAGTCAAACAACTCTCAAAAGATGACATTTTGGATATGATTGGCATCCCTTTGGGTCCCGTTCGTCTCAAGTGCGCCTTATTAGCACTCAAAGTCCTCAAAGCCGGTGCGTATGGCATTACAGCGTGGCCCGGTGAAGAAGATGAGTAG
- a CDS encoding non-heme iron oxygenase ferredoxin subunit: MPQFYKVAKVSETPPGTKKLVEVDFVPVLLFNVQGEFYAIEDVCTHDDGPLAEGWFSGDEIECPRHGARFCVKTGKALCMPAVEDIECYTVKVEDDDILISLDE; the protein is encoded by the coding sequence ATGCCACAATTCTATAAAGTTGCAAAAGTTAGTGAAACCCCACCCGGCACCAAGAAATTGGTTGAAGTGGATTTTGTGCCAGTGCTACTCTTCAATGTGCAAGGCGAATTCTATGCCATAGAGGACGTTTGTACACATGATGACGGGCCATTAGCCGAAGGTTGGTTCAGTGGCGACGAAATCGAATGCCCCCGACACGGTGCTCGTTTCTGCGTGAAAACCGGAAAAGCACTCTGTATGCCTGCGGTTGAAGACATCGAATGTTACACCGTCAAAGTTGAGGATGATGACATTCTTATCAGCCTTGATGAATAA
- a CDS encoding iron-sulfur cluster assembly protein, translating to MVSEASVLETIKENIIDPEIGINIVDMGLIYGVDINDTTVDITMTLTSPGCPAGGQIVNGTQHVTQQMEGVNEVNVNVVWDPRWTMEMMSEDARDELGIF from the coding sequence ATGGTATCAGAAGCATCTGTCTTAGAGACTATCAAAGAAAATATTATTGATCCAGAAATCGGTATTAATATCGTTGACATGGGACTCATCTACGGTGTTGACATCAACGACACAACGGTCGATATTACGATGACTTTAACGAGTCCAGGATGTCCCGCCGGTGGACAGATTGTCAACGGCACCCAGCACGTCACGCAGCAGATGGAAGGCGTTAATGAAGTGAATGTCAATGTCGTTTGGGACCCGCGTTGGACCATGGAAATGATGAGCGAAGACGCAAGAGACGAACTCGGTATCTTTTAA
- a CDS encoding DUF971 domain-containing protein: MNRIAKQPKLLKKHPNAFQIEWKDGHSSWYPYPYLRQMCPCAECAIIRHKGRDVHSLFSPQGDGDITLIAVSDDIQPLDIQLVGRYALQFNWNDGHATGIYPFEVLRETCPCPECAPSPPLEPEKENPEK, encoded by the coding sequence ATGAACAGGATTGCAAAACAACCGAAACTCCTCAAGAAACATCCGAATGCCTTTCAGATAGAGTGGAAAGACGGGCATAGTAGTTGGTATCCATATCCCTACCTCCGTCAGATGTGTCCGTGCGCTGAATGCGCCATCATCCGGCACAAAGGCAGAGATGTCCACTCCCTCTTTTCACCGCAAGGCGACGGAGATATAACGCTCATTGCAGTCTCAGACGATATTCAACCCCTTGATATCCAATTGGTTGGTCGTTACGCCTTACAGTTTAATTGGAACGATGGACACGCTACCGGTATCTACCCTTTTGAAGTTTTACGCGAGACGTGTCCGTGTCCAGAGTGCGCACCATCACCACCGCTCGAACCGGAGAAAGAAAACCCGGAAAAATAA
- a CDS encoding rhodanese-like domain-containing protein, producing the protein MQTQIPEISPQELKQKLDTDASVLLLDVREQSEYDIVHLEGARLIPLNTLPHHIESLPAEQEIVVYCHHGQRSLYATAYLHQNGFRDAKNLAGGIDQWAAEIDPTLPRY; encoded by the coding sequence ATGCAAACGCAGATTCCCGAAATTTCCCCACAGGAACTGAAACAAAAATTAGACACAGACGCATCCGTGTTGTTGCTTGATGTCCGCGAGCAGAGCGAATATGACATCGTGCATCTCGAAGGTGCGAGACTAATACCGCTCAACACCCTACCGCACCACATAGAGAGTCTCCCAGCAGAACAAGAGATTGTTGTCTACTGCCATCACGGACAACGAAGCCTCTATGCCACCGCCTACCTGCACCAAAACGGATTCCGTGATGCCAAAAACCTCGCAGGTGGTATTGACCAGTGGGCAGCCGAAATTGACCCAACGCTACCGAGATATTAA
- a CDS encoding Gfo/Idh/MocA family oxidoreductase yields the protein MADQLRVGIVGAHRGSSYVVPFKAIAETDVTAVCDINEETLQNVAERFSIPQKFTDYGAMLDAVDLVVLATPENLHVPQSIEALEAGKHVISEVTAAVKLEECYDLVRAVRKSSAKYTMAENTCYSKSNVLIRSMVEAGMFGDVYFGEGEYLHNIKSLHHDADGNPTWRYYWQVGINRCNYATHSLGPVLQWFGGRVVSVCCLGTGVNTDPEHAMEDTVMMLCKTDGGGLIKIRIDMLSNRPANSYFSLQGTKGCYESSRGLGAAPKIWLDEFSVAEQWRPLSQFEDCLPERWKNPPAESENAGDLGEYFKVRDFVDSILTDTPPPLDVYTAMDFTVPGLVSEQSIASGGAPMEVPDFRKIE from the coding sequence ATGGCAGATCAATTGAGAGTTGGGATTGTTGGGGCGCATCGAGGGAGTTCTTACGTCGTACCTTTCAAAGCGATAGCGGAAACCGATGTAACGGCGGTTTGTGACATCAATGAGGAAACCCTCCAGAACGTTGCTGAACGGTTTAGTATTCCGCAGAAGTTCACAGATTATGGTGCGATGTTGGATGCAGTCGATCTGGTTGTCCTCGCCACTCCTGAGAACTTGCACGTACCGCAGTCAATCGAGGCATTAGAAGCCGGGAAACACGTTATTAGTGAGGTAACTGCTGCTGTCAAGTTAGAGGAGTGCTACGACTTGGTTCGGGCGGTTCGGAAGTCGTCTGCGAAGTACACAATGGCTGAAAATACCTGCTACTCGAAATCAAACGTACTCATCCGCAGCATGGTAGAGGCGGGAATGTTTGGGGATGTCTATTTCGGGGAGGGAGAGTATCTTCACAACATTAAATCTCTCCATCACGATGCAGATGGCAACCCAACGTGGCGTTACTATTGGCAGGTAGGCATTAATCGGTGCAACTATGCGACACATAGTCTCGGTCCGGTGCTGCAGTGGTTCGGTGGACGAGTTGTGAGTGTCTGTTGTCTTGGAACGGGTGTCAATACCGATCCGGAACATGCGATGGAAGATACCGTGATGATGCTGTGTAAGACCGATGGCGGTGGGTTAATCAAAATTCGGATTGATATGCTCTCGAACCGTCCTGCGAATTCCTATTTCAGCTTGCAAGGGACAAAAGGCTGCTATGAGAGTTCGCGTGGATTGGGTGCGGCACCGAAGATTTGGTTGGATGAGTTCTCGGTAGCTGAGCAGTGGCGACCGCTTTCGCAGTTTGAAGACTGCTTACCCGAACGATGGAAGAACCCGCCTGCTGAGTCTGAGAATGCGGGCGATCTGGGTGAGTATTTCAAGGTGCGGGATTTTGTTGATAGTATCCTCACGGATACGCCGCCGCCGCTTGATGTCTATACGGCAATGGATTTCACAGTGCCGGGATTGGTTTCGGAGCAGTCGATCGCAAGCGGTGGCGCACCGATGGAAGTTCCAGATTTTCGGAAAATTGAATAA
- a CDS encoding transposase gives MSEIVSLFTVFSPYLSAPTPRQFCEIVFAVLAMTGGVTLRNISRWTKEGGSYRTIQRFYNTLIPWSRLFWVFFRAHLYDPDDVYLLAGDETVVPKSGDATYGLSRFFSSIIGKVIPGLVFFAVSIISIKQRRSYPMCMEQIVRGEASTTPKTIQTSRKERTVSKTSETQGKPGRPKGSKDRNKSEIVLNDTLKQSQSMLKTVLATIRGFIPIR, from the coding sequence ATGTCAGAGATTGTATCCTTATTTACAGTTTTCAGTCCATATTTATCAGCACCAACGCCTCGTCAGTTCTGCGAAATCGTGTTCGCAGTGCTTGCGATGACCGGGGGCGTAACGCTGCGAAATATCTCTCGTTGGACGAAAGAAGGCGGGAGTTATCGCACGATCCAAAGGTTTTACAACACACTCATCCCTTGGAGCAGACTTTTTTGGGTCTTCTTTAGAGCACATCTGTATGATCCCGATGATGTATATTTGCTTGCCGGTGATGAAACAGTTGTGCCAAAATCAGGCGATGCCACATACGGTTTATCGCGTTTTTTCTCATCAATAATCGGTAAAGTCATACCGGGTCTGGTATTTTTTGCGGTGTCAATCATCAGCATCAAGCAGCGCCGTTCATACCCAATGTGTATGGAACAGATCGTCCGAGGGGAAGCATCAACGACACCGAAAACGATCCAAACATCACGCAAAGAACGCACTGTCTCAAAAACTTCGGAAACACAAGGTAAACCGGGACGTCCGAAAGGGAGCAAAGATCGAAACAAGTCCGAGATCGTCCTCAACGACACTTTGAAACAGAGCCAATCTATGCTCAAGACGGTCTTAGCAACGATTAGAGGTTTCATACCGATTCGATGA
- a CDS encoding transposase — MDSKYRVSTQTQGNITTEVYEIECRKPKRFPDPLNVVCLRKTDAKTKETSHVLFFASDLELDAETMSDYYALRFQIEFNFRDAKQFWGLDDFINVKEIPVNTAANLSMFMVNVSAKLREMFGNPEHPGFGVLDIKARYRGLRYLQETLKIGLTQY, encoded by the coding sequence ATTGACAGCAAATATCGGGTTTCAACACAGACGCAAGGCAACATCACCACGGAAGTCTATGAAATAGAATGTCGGAAACCCAAACGCTTCCCGGACCCCTTGAATGTCGTGTGTTTGCGAAAAACTGACGCAAAGACAAAAGAGACATCACACGTTTTATTTTTCGCCTCCGATCTCGAGTTGGATGCCGAAACAATGAGTGATTATTACGCGCTCCGATTTCAAATTGAGTTCAACTTCCGGGACGCAAAACAGTTTTGGGGCTTAGACGATTTTATCAACGTCAAGGAGATACCGGTCAACACTGCTGCGAACCTGTCCATGTTCATGGTCAATGTTTCAGCGAAACTCCGTGAGATGTTCGGAAACCCGGAACATCCCGGTTTTGGCGTCTTAGACATCAAAGCACGTTACAGAGGACTCAGATATTTACAAGAAACATTAAAAATAGGACTTACGCAATATTGA